The Prevotella melaninogenica ATCC 25845 genome includes a window with the following:
- a CDS encoding beta-class carbonic anhydrase, with the protein MIDQILSYNKRFVAEKGYEPFITSGQPDMKLAIVSCMDTRLTKLLPNALGLKNGDAKIIKVAGGTILTSYDSVMRSLLVAIYELGCQEVMIIHHSGCGACNMNADHFLHLMRERGITDEAIKEAEQQVNLNEYLDGFHDTEASVRRTVSTVQQHPLVPKDIVVRGFIIDSRTGELTPVD; encoded by the coding sequence ATGATAGATCAGATACTTTCTTATAATAAAAGGTTTGTGGCAGAAAAAGGCTACGAACCTTTTATTACGTCTGGGCAACCAGATATGAAGTTAGCTATTGTCAGTTGCATGGACACCCGTTTGACGAAGTTGCTACCCAATGCACTCGGCTTAAAAAACGGAGATGCAAAGATTATCAAAGTCGCTGGCGGAACCATTCTTACTTCTTACGACTCTGTAATGCGCTCCCTTCTTGTGGCTATCTATGAGTTGGGTTGTCAAGAGGTTATGATTATCCATCACTCTGGTTGTGGTGCTTGCAACATGAATGCAGACCATTTCCTACATTTGATGCGTGAGCGTGGAATCACGGATGAGGCTATCAAAGAAGCAGAACAGCAGGTTAATCTTAACGAATATTTGGACGGCTTCCATGATACAGAAGCCAGCGTACGCCGTACGGTGAGCACTGTTCAGCAACACCCACTCGTACCGAAAGACATTGTTGTACGTGGTTTTATCATTGACTCACGTACTGGCGAACTAACACCCGTCGACTAA
- a CDS encoding DKNYY domain-containing protein has translation MEKKNFYRQLRLSCVALMAVFALSASAQSSRQVRPYSFNKKGVFYGRQPVMGIDIRTFVDLGYGYAKDRYNVYFEGQILPFVDPMTFRLKVPGSVYQGGYPGDYSDDYPVNPRDEYDPYYNEGYVVTSNAVLYNGRKISSSASSFKDLGWGYGKDAFEVYYMGNKVSGASSSSFKVLKDGYAEDAFDTYYRGKVVR, from the coding sequence ATGGAAAAGAAGAACTTTTATCGCCAGCTTCGCCTTAGTTGCGTAGCCCTTATGGCAGTTTTTGCACTCAGTGCTTCAGCACAGTCTTCACGTCAAGTACGTCCTTACTCTTTCAATAAGAAAGGTGTATTCTATGGTCGTCAACCAGTTATGGGAATAGACATACGCACCTTCGTTGACCTTGGGTATGGTTATGCAAAAGATAGATATAATGTTTATTTTGAAGGACAGATCCTTCCATTCGTTGATCCAATGACCTTCCGTCTTAAGGTACCAGGAAGTGTTTATCAAGGTGGCTATCCCGGCGATTATTCTGATGACTATCCAGTTAATCCTCGTGATGAGTACGACCCTTATTATAATGAAGGTTACGTCGTTACTTCTAACGCAGTTCTCTATAATGGACGAAAGATTAGTAGTAGCGCAAGCAGCTTCAAGGACTTAGGTTGGGGATATGGTAAAGACGCATTCGAAGTCTATTATATGGGTAACAAGGTAAGTGGCGCCAGCAGTTCCAGCTTCAAAGTACTCAAAGATGGATATGCAGAAGATGCATTTGACACCTATTATCGTGGAAAAGTAGTAAGATAA
- the abc-f gene encoding ribosomal protection-like ABC-F family protein — translation MAQIPYLDVQNLTKSFGAQVLFKDISFSIAEGQHVGLVAQNGTGKSTLLSILTGKEGYDSGSIIYRNDLRVGMLEQSPHFDPEESVLDACFNHEGNPERLLKAKQILTMLKLYDLEQPMGQLSGGQQKRVALANVLILEPDFLILDEPTNHLDLEMIEWLEGYLSRGNKTIFMVTHDRYFLDNVCNTILELDNNTIYTYRGNYSYYLEKRQERIDNTRAEIARANNLYRTELEWMRRMPQARGHKARYREEAFYELEAKAKQRIEERQVRLKSSSVYIGSKIFECQYVSKRFDDKIILNDFYYNFSRFEKMGIVGNNGTGKSTFVKMLLGEVAPDSGKFDIGETVRFGYFSQEGLKFRDDQKVIDIITDIADYIDLGGGKHMTASQFLNYFLFSPEQQHNYVYKLSGGEKRKLYLCTVLMKNPNFLVLDEPTNDLDIQTLQILEEYLQDFPGCVIVVSHDRYFMDKVVDHLLVFKGEGEIQDFPGNYTQFRDFQKMKSKEEEQQKPTKNSSPTANEPKKDYRNNTKRKMSFKEKREYELLSDKIAQLEEEKQQLEEELCSGNLSVDELTEKSKRLPILKDELDELELHWLELAELA, via the coding sequence ATGGCGCAGATACCCTATCTTGATGTCCAAAATCTAACAAAGAGCTTCGGTGCACAGGTCCTCTTTAAGGATATCTCTTTCTCTATTGCAGAAGGACAGCATGTTGGACTCGTAGCACAAAATGGTACAGGAAAGTCTACTCTACTCTCTATTCTAACTGGAAAAGAGGGTTATGACAGCGGTTCTATCATCTATCGCAATGACTTGCGAGTGGGAATGTTAGAGCAAAGTCCGCATTTTGACCCAGAAGAAAGTGTCTTGGATGCTTGTTTCAACCATGAAGGAAATCCTGAAAGGCTCCTAAAGGCAAAGCAAATCCTCACCATGTTGAAGCTCTATGACTTAGAACAACCAATGGGGCAACTAAGCGGTGGACAGCAGAAGCGTGTTGCTTTGGCAAATGTTCTTATATTGGAACCAGACTTCCTTATACTTGATGAGCCTACCAACCACCTTGACTTAGAGATGATTGAATGGTTAGAAGGCTATCTTTCTCGTGGTAACAAGACCATCTTTATGGTGACACACGACCGTTATTTCCTTGATAACGTGTGTAATACTATCTTAGAATTAGACAACAACACGATATACACCTATCGTGGCAATTACTCTTACTACTTAGAGAAACGTCAAGAGAGAATCGACAACACCCGCGCTGAGATTGCACGTGCAAACAACCTCTATCGTACGGAATTAGAGTGGATGCGCCGAATGCCACAGGCTCGTGGACACAAAGCACGCTATCGTGAGGAAGCTTTCTATGAATTAGAAGCAAAAGCTAAGCAGCGAATTGAAGAACGACAGGTGCGCTTGAAGTCATCAAGTGTGTATATCGGAAGTAAAATCTTTGAGTGTCAATATGTCTCAAAGAGGTTTGATGACAAGATAATACTGAACGACTTCTACTATAACTTCTCACGATTTGAGAAGATGGGTATCGTTGGTAACAATGGTACTGGCAAGTCAACCTTTGTAAAGATGCTACTTGGTGAGGTTGCACCTGACAGCGGTAAGTTTGATATTGGTGAGACAGTTCGCTTTGGTTACTTCTCACAAGAAGGCTTAAAGTTCCGTGATGACCAGAAGGTTATTGACATTATCACGGACATAGCAGACTATATCGACCTTGGAGGAGGCAAGCACATGACGGCTTCACAGTTCCTCAACTACTTCCTTTTCTCACCAGAACAACAACACAACTATGTGTATAAGCTCTCTGGTGGCGAGAAACGCAAACTCTATCTCTGCACAGTCCTAATGAAGAATCCGAACTTCTTAGTACTCGATGAGCCTACCAACGACTTGGATATTCAGACCTTACAGATTCTTGAGGAGTATCTTCAAGACTTCCCAGGCTGTGTCATCGTCGTATCACACGACCGATACTTTATGGATAAAGTCGTTGATCATCTCTTAGTATTCAAGGGTGAAGGAGAGATTCAAGACTTCCCTGGTAACTATACGCAGTTCCGTGACTTCCAAAAGATGAAGTCTAAGGAAGAAGAACAGCAGAAACCAACAAAGAATAGTAGCCCAACAGCAAACGAACCTAAGAAGGATTATCGTAACAACACAAAGCGTAAGATGTCTTTCAAGGAGAAGCGGGAATACGAACTGCTTTCAGATAAGATTGCACAATTAGAAGAAGAGAAACAACAACTTGAAGAAGAACTCTGTTCTGGCAATCTCTCTGTAGACGAACTTACAGAAAAGAGCAAGCGTCTACCTATCTTAAAGGATGAGCTGGACGAGTTAGAACTTCACTGGTTAGAGTTGGCTGAGCTTGCTTAA
- the yihA gene encoding ribosome biogenesis GTP-binding protein YihA/YsxC has product MIIKNSEFTISSPSLSKCPEDTKAEYAFIGRSNVGKSSLINMLCNHKGLAKTSSKPGKTLLINHFIINNEWYLVDLPGYGYAKSSKTVRNKLEQMIAQYILQRKQLVNVFVLIDIRHEQQKIDREFVDWLGESNVPFSIIFTKADKLSPAKAKSNALLWMKKLQDRWEELPPYFITSAENKTGREEVLNYIDEINKTL; this is encoded by the coding sequence ATGATTATCAAGAATTCAGAATTCACTATATCTTCACCTTCATTGTCAAAGTGTCCAGAAGATACAAAAGCAGAATATGCTTTTATTGGACGTTCAAACGTAGGAAAGTCAAGCCTTATCAATATGCTTTGTAACCATAAGGGCTTGGCAAAAACCTCATCAAAGCCGGGTAAGACGCTACTTATCAATCACTTTATTATCAATAACGAGTGGTACTTAGTCGACCTTCCAGGCTATGGATATGCCAAAAGTTCAAAGACTGTAAGAAATAAGTTGGAACAGATGATTGCCCAATATATCCTCCAACGCAAACAACTTGTGAACGTATTTGTACTGATTGATATCCGTCATGAACAACAGAAGATAGACCGTGAGTTTGTTGACTGGTTAGGTGAAAGCAATGTTCCTTTCTCTATTATCTTTACAAAAGCAGACAAGCTATCACCTGCCAAGGCTAAGTCAAACGCCCTTCTTTGGATGAAAAAGCTACAGGATAGATGGGAAGAACTTCCTCCTTACTTCATTACGTCAGCTGAAAACAAGACTGGAAGAGAAGAAGTATTAAACTATATTGACGAAATCAATAAGACTTTATAA
- a CDS encoding Gfo/Idh/MocA family protein, translating into MKQINWGFIGCGEVTEKKSGPAFNEVMGSHVVAVFSRSELKARSYAERQGIRKWYTDAQALVDDPDVNAIYIATPPSAHATFAIMAMRAGKPCYIEKPLAASYEDCVRINRVSEQTGVPCFVAYYRRYLPYFKKVKEIVDSGELGKILTVQVRFAVPPRDLDYEKNVQLPWRLQSHISGGGYFYDLAPHQLDLLQNLFGVIIKAHGYTANRAGLYNLEDTVNAVFRFENGLTGSGAWCFAAHESAREDRIEIYGSKGRLSFSVYTYAPIHLCTSEGERDIEVANPPYVQLPIIKSVIEDMQGYGACDCTSISATPTNWVMDRILGKI; encoded by the coding sequence ATGAAACAAATCAACTGGGGATTTATTGGCTGCGGTGAGGTAACAGAAAAGAAGTCTGGACCAGCGTTTAATGAAGTGATGGGTTCACATGTTGTCGCTGTGTTTAGCCGTAGCGAGTTAAAGGCGCGTTCGTATGCTGAGCGTCAGGGTATACGGAAATGGTATACCGATGCACAGGCTTTGGTAGACGATCCTGACGTAAATGCAATATATATTGCTACACCTCCTTCTGCCCATGCAACCTTTGCTATCATGGCAATGCGTGCTGGAAAGCCTTGTTATATAGAGAAGCCTTTGGCGGCTTCTTACGAGGATTGCGTGCGTATCAATCGTGTGTCAGAGCAGACTGGAGTACCATGTTTCGTCGCTTATTATCGTCGTTATCTTCCTTACTTCAAGAAAGTAAAAGAGATTGTTGATAGTGGTGAATTAGGTAAGATACTTACTGTGCAAGTGCGTTTTGCTGTTCCTCCACGCGATTTGGACTACGAGAAGAACGTGCAACTGCCGTGGCGTCTACAATCACATATCTCTGGTGGCGGTTATTTCTATGACCTTGCTCCTCATCAGCTCGACCTGCTACAGAACTTATTTGGTGTTATTATCAAGGCGCATGGCTATACAGCTAATCGTGCGGGGCTCTACAACCTCGAAGATACGGTAAATGCTGTGTTCCGTTTTGAGAATGGTTTGACTGGTAGTGGTGCTTGGTGCTTTGCTGCCCATGAGAGTGCGCGTGAGGATCGTATAGAGATTTATGGTTCAAAAGGTAGACTATCCTTCTCTGTTTATACTTATGCACCAATCCACCTCTGTACCAGCGAGGGTGAAAGAGATATTGAGGTCGCTAATCCTCCATATGTTCAACTCCCTATTATTAAGTCTGTTATTGAGGATATGCAGGGTTATGGAGCATGTGATTGTACGAGTATTAGTGCCACTCCAACCAACTGGGTGATGGATCGCATCCTCGGAAAGATATAG
- a CDS encoding DUF4421 domain-containing protein — MKLTFNDYLVLCFLLLFLGGTKAYAFSSTTLSDSLVVRKDSGDILSSKQATDSVRWMRRGETSRMFKQKSGKGGGFFQHFNEIDTSYIEPQKYNFAFMLQNTNTYEVYRLSSSKEQSITFAPEATVRIGPYFGWRWIFLGYTLDIKHLDFWNKNNNPRQEYDLSLYSSMLGLDIYYRKTGNDYKIRQLYLGKDINTDAIRGTDFGGLTSTIKGFNIYYIFNHRRFSYPAAFSQSTIQRRSAGSPLLGIGYTQHSLDVNWGELNKVISNHLGSQVPSNPIDSTLMFSEVKYTDISISGGYAYNWVFARNWVLAGSLSLALAYKSSKGDVTHRTFSINDFKFNNINIDGIGRFGVVWNNSKWYVGMSTILHAYNYRRSNFSTNNFFGSINLYAGFNFGRKKEK; from the coding sequence ATGAAGCTAACTTTCAACGACTACTTGGTTCTGTGTTTCCTCCTATTGTTTTTAGGAGGAACAAAGGCTTATGCGTTTTCATCAACGACTCTATCTGATAGCTTAGTTGTTAGGAAAGATAGTGGTGATATCCTTTCAAGCAAGCAGGCAACAGACTCTGTGCGATGGATGCGCAGAGGTGAAACTTCGCGCATGTTCAAACAGAAGTCGGGCAAAGGCGGTGGCTTTTTCCAGCATTTCAACGAGATAGATACTTCTTATATTGAGCCTCAGAAGTATAACTTTGCTTTTATGTTGCAAAATACAAATACCTATGAGGTGTATCGTTTGAGTAGTTCGAAAGAGCAAAGTATTACCTTTGCACCAGAAGCTACGGTACGTATAGGACCTTATTTCGGTTGGCGTTGGATATTCTTGGGTTACACACTCGATATAAAGCATTTAGATTTCTGGAACAAGAACAATAATCCTCGACAAGAATATGATTTAAGTTTATATAGTTCGATGCTCGGACTCGATATTTATTATCGTAAGACAGGCAATGATTATAAAATCAGACAGTTGTATCTTGGGAAGGATATTAACACAGATGCGATACGTGGAACTGACTTTGGTGGATTGACCTCAACCATTAAGGGTTTCAATATTTATTATATCTTCAATCATCGTAGATTCTCTTATCCAGCAGCTTTCAGCCAAAGTACGATACAACGTCGTTCAGCAGGTAGTCCGCTATTGGGCATTGGCTATACGCAGCATAGCCTTGATGTCAATTGGGGAGAACTTAATAAAGTCATCTCAAATCATCTTGGTAGTCAGGTTCCTTCCAATCCGATAGACAGTACATTGATGTTTAGTGAAGTTAAGTACACTGATATTTCTATCAGTGGTGGCTATGCCTATAACTGGGTTTTTGCTCGTAACTGGGTCTTGGCAGGTTCACTTTCGTTGGCTTTAGCTTATAAAAGTAGTAAGGGAGACGTTACTCATCGTACCTTTTCTATCAACGATTTTAAGTTCAATAATATTAATATTGATGGTATTGGACGCTTTGGTGTGGTGTGGAACAATAGCAAATGGTATGTTGGTATGAGTACTATCCTTCATGCCTATAATTATCGTCGCAGTAATTTCTCTACCAATAACTTCTTTGGAAGTATTAATCTCTATGCGGGTTTTAACTTTGGAAGAAAGAAGGAGAAATAG
- a CDS encoding N-acetylmuramoyl-L-alanine amidase-like domain-containing protein: MTLKYSLIFSALFAFSACGAKPEQKAKTQQVADTVVTSEQMTSAVPEASVVEQNDTLPTYIDTYTKADSALVCQLLQEFVPQRQQLTNNQLIIKIARKFIGVPYVAHTLDINEDEKLVVNLHGLDCTTYVEAVTALTLCVKKGETRFSDYVRQLEQVRYRGGKMSYVNRLHYFHWWLEDNERMGFVREIDTPNPPFTAVQTLKINYMSQNARLYDMLKNNPERVAELKKLEDATNGTKIRYIPKSLLNNSKLLREVVRDGDILAIVTNKRELDTTHLGFAVWHKDGLHLMNASNLRKNGNKVVDPAETLYNYMMARPANLGIRVVRIQ, from the coding sequence ATGACACTAAAATATTCACTTATATTCTCTGCTCTCTTTGCTTTCTCTGCTTGTGGTGCAAAGCCTGAACAGAAGGCAAAGACACAGCAGGTTGCTGATACAGTTGTGACATCAGAGCAGATGACAAGTGCTGTTCCTGAGGCATCTGTAGTCGAACAAAATGACACACTACCCACCTATATAGACACGTATACAAAGGCTGATAGTGCTTTAGTTTGTCAGTTGTTGCAAGAGTTTGTACCACAAAGACAGCAACTTACCAATAATCAGCTTATTATTAAGATTGCACGAAAGTTTATCGGGGTACCTTATGTTGCCCATACCTTAGATATCAACGAGGATGAAAAACTCGTTGTTAATCTTCATGGATTAGACTGTACGACTTATGTTGAGGCTGTTACTGCTCTTACACTTTGTGTTAAGAAGGGCGAAACACGTTTCTCAGACTATGTGCGTCAGTTAGAACAAGTCCGCTATCGTGGCGGTAAGATGAGTTACGTAAATCGTCTGCACTATTTCCATTGGTGGTTGGAAGATAATGAGCGAATGGGTTTTGTCAGAGAGATAGACACACCTAATCCTCCTTTCACAGCTGTCCAGACCTTGAAAATCAACTATATGAGTCAGAACGCAAGACTCTATGATATGTTGAAGAACAATCCTGAACGCGTGGCTGAACTTAAGAAGTTGGAGGATGCTACCAACGGAACAAAGATACGCTATATCCCTAAAAGCTTGCTTAATAATAGCAAACTACTTCGAGAGGTAGTGCGAGATGGTGACATCCTTGCGATTGTTACTAATAAGCGAGAGTTGGATACGACACATCTTGGCTTTGCTGTATGGCATAAGGATGGACTTCATCTTATGAATGCTTCTAATCTTAGGAAGAACGGTAATAAGGTTGTTGACCCTGCAGAGACGCTCTATAATTATATGATGGCTCGTCCAGCTAATCTCGGAATACGTGTTGTGCGTATTCAATAA